From the genome of Gemmatimonadota bacterium:
CCGCCGGGCGGTGCGTCGTGCCAGGTGAGCGCCTCACCCCCGAAGAAATCTTCGTGACCACGGTGATGGCACGACGAGGTCGGGGTATGGGACTACCACGATGATCGGCCATCTGCGCAAGGACTGGCATTTCCAGCGTGGCCCGAGGTGCCGTCCTTCGCCCTCGGCCTGGTCATCGGCATGCTGTTCTCGTCGAGCCAGGGCGTCTTCTATCGGGGCGCGGTGCTGCTGCCACGGTCGATCAGCATCGGGATCTTCCTGACGTTCCTGACCGTAGTGCAGGAGCGCACGCAGGGGATGCTGCCGTTCGCGATGTCGTTGCCGATCGGCGTGCGCGAGTACACGGCGGCGGCCAAACTCGCCGCCAACCTGCTCCTCTTCATGCCACCTTGGCTCGGCGCTCACTGGCGCGGGCACACCACGTGATCCTCCTACGTGAGGCGGTGCCCGACGGCTTGCTGCCATACACGCTGGCGCTGCTGCTGTACGTGCTGACCGGACATCCATCACGCTGGCCGCGGCGACTCCATCACCGGATCTGACACGTGGACCACCGCCGTCATGGCGACGATCAATCTTGGGTTGCAGGCCTACGTCTGCTGGTCGCCTGCGGCTGGCGGATGTGGCGGCCACCATCTCCGGCCCGACCGTCGCGTGGTGCCGAGTCTGCGCACGATCGCCGCCGTCGAACTTGGGGTCGTGGAACTGGTCCTCGTTGCCACCTGGCAGTGGCAATCGCGCCGCAAAGACCCTCCTCTGATGACCAATGGCCGCCGCGCGCTGGCACGGTCTCGATGCCGTGCGCGGATTCGCCCTCATTACGTGGGCGTGGTCTCACGCCTCGATGGCCTTCCTCCCCGGCCCGCAGCTCTGGCTGGTGGCGGACGCCACACGCAGCACGACGTTGTCGGTGGCCTTCTTCACGATCCACATGGCGCGGATGACGCTCTTCTTCGTGCTGGCCGGCTTCTTCGGCCGCGTGTGCGTGAGCGGCTCGGACCGCAGGCTTCCTGCGTCAGCGCGCGCCGCATCGGGGTGCCGCTGGTGCTGGCCTGGCCGCTCGTGCTCCGGTGTCATCGATGCCGTGCTCAAAGGTGTCGATGCGGAGTCCATCCGCCACTGGGGACTCACGGTCGCGACCTTTCCCTCGCCCACCTCTGGTTCCTGTAGTCCTGCTGCCCTGGTTGTACACGGGCGCGCTCCTCGTGCGGCAAGGTCGTGCTGCTTGACCGGGCGGCGCGCGTGCGCACCATGGCCGATGGCGCGATGCGCCTCCTGATCGGCCGTGGGCGCCCTGGTGCTGGCCATCCCGGTGTGGTGGCTCTACGACACGCCGTACTGGATGATGTGGTTCGGCATTCCGACACCGGACACCCGGTCTGCTGCCGAATCGCGCCGCGCTGCTGAGCTACGGGCTCGCCTTCGGCCTCGGCTGGGTGATGCATCGCCAGGCCGAGCTGTTGCTGCAGCGCATTGAGCGGTGGTGGGCACTCTCCCTGGTGATGGCCATCGCCGCCACGGCGGCGTGCCTGGCCGTTGGCGGGGTGACGCCGCGTCTGATGCCGGCGGCATTCGGGCGCCGAAGCTGCACTTCGCCGCGCTCTATGCCGTGGAAGTCTGGAGCTGGACATGCGGGTTGATCGGGCTCGGTTTGCGCTTCCGGGGCGTCGCCCACGCGCCCGCTACCTCGCCGATGCATCGTACTGGATCTACCTCGCCCACCTCCCGCTGCTGCTCGGCTGCAGCTCCTGATGCTGCGGACTGGCCGCTGCCTGGCCGGTGAAGTTCGCGTTGCTCCTCGGCGTGACCATGCTGCTCCTGCTCCTCCTATCACTGGCTGGGGCGTTCGACGCTATCGGCGCGCTCCTGAACGGTCGACGCTATCCGCGTGCCTGGCCGACGACCCCCACCACGAGAACTCCGCTGATGCGTGCACTTGCCCTT
Proteins encoded in this window:
- a CDS encoding acyltransferase family protein, yielding MAAARWHGLDAVRGFALITWAWSHASMAFLPGPQLWLVADATRSTTLSVAFFTIHMARMTLFFVLAGFFGRVCVSGSDRRLPASARAASGCRWCWPGRSCSGVIDAVLKGVDAESIRHWGLTVATFPSPTSGSCSPAALVVHGRAPRAARSCCLTGRRACAPWPMARCAS